One genomic region from Vitis riparia cultivar Riparia Gloire de Montpellier isolate 1030 chromosome 17, EGFV_Vit.rip_1.0, whole genome shotgun sequence encodes:
- the LOC117904911 gene encoding uncharacterized protein LOC117904911 isoform X7, translating into MPGNEVGDRVHNFFGQDNLSQGQHHSQAVDGNWPGLNNNLWVGNQRQIGTLPTSNPKNYSVQQPADSERGHGSQSSRVPHGLNFTQSTLRPDIVKNQSQNQQLNLNGYMHGHTGFQTRQNEANLLGVDTESDRHSLTSRGLSSFESQRGNGPEHHRKNSVMMETTESPVNFDFLGGQPQMGGQQSGMLQSLARQQSGFNDMQILQQQVMLKQMQELQRQQQIQQQETRQHNSINQIPSFSNQAPGNHSPAMINGAPIHDASNYSWHPEFMSGNTNWIQRGASPVIQGSSNGLMFSPDQGQALRMMGLAPQQGDQSLYGVPVSNTRGTSSQYSHMQVDRAAMQQTPSGSNSFPSNQYTAFPDQPSLQDGNLVSKQGFPVKKLFGQAPGQNLSGGVVLENLQQLNSQQRNAPLQEFHGRQNLAGSSETLQEKTVMPVARAQSSAGLDPTEEKFLYGTDDSIWDVFGKGSNMGTGGHNQLDGTDIGGAFPSMQSGSWSALMQSAVAETSSNDIGLQEEWSGPIFQSIEPPTGNPQPATYSDGGKKQTVWADNLQQSGLKFSNEESERLQMNSSHRSIQHSSEEGSKWLDRNPPQKTVGEGNQNYGSATRSSDAGPNLKSISGPWVHQQSISSYSTGGQPSNKPNGWNFIESGAPGGDATMRAHENENLLHHSQSNDLNRAMHGSGTWKADSLPDSTVELDHVKCGTGSSQVNREDSNRNNVAAIPNFSSGKTSQETSQQLPNSQHDYWKNVASPVNSKGNEGLGKHQHHLNKGPQVLESSVNSSTKGAVEMHEMENCDKKENSSDGYRSNLSHRASSGGLRENVWLDASDSRSLPGAKQKLSGQVGRKTSGSRRFQYHPMGNLEVDIEPSYEAKHVSHAQAMSQQVSRGLKSHEQGFSGPSKFSGHVPKDSNEMEKGPSPEFQGDTRGVDEVPSRGIFPGSMPNMSAPPDRSVGIYIQNKTAQSSQNMLELLHKVDQSRDRGTAAQFSSSERNSLSEMPEPETSDGSVGHLQRNQSSASQGFGLQLAPPSQRLPVPNRSLVSQSSSQTVNLLNSHTSPEIGDKSRAWLASTASVQSLPPSREASQGELRNNRSVTQGQTGKEAPQPNIGGSFSTAFTPGFPYSRSPLQNQHMTVASGQVTSDQSVNASFDRFAACSRKVDDSYDRIPTSQSATAPLSDLAANAPYNNIASMSDMSRLSSSNQLHVRGSTQQTPVLEAVPVSRPSFSSGTSHQDGFSKVPNVWTNVSTQQCLPGVEAHKAPSNVFKSHFKSTSNSETTSSTSQKLDDQDAHKGGSGPSEFGVYSLKDQAFGSVEEQPVKDSPWKQVSSENIDPVQKPMHGSQGKESVGNHLSAASPSNPAATQRDIEAFGRSLKPNNSLNQNFSLLHQMHAMKGTEIDPGNRGLKRFKGLDCSLDSQGAPKAGQQLAYGYNTVARDASVNHTSVPSEDPKILSFSSEQMDNRNRNASSQVLPGSIPSQDMLVFGRNDSQNYSSGNNSVSSRAEHSQISPQMAPSWFDQYGTFKNGQMFPMYDAHKTTTMRTVEQPFIVGKSSDSLHTRNSMDQVNGAFDTSQVANVQHSSTPISMASDHLSAPLSLPPNVTDQSLVVVRPKKRKSATCELLPWHKEVTQFRRLQKNSMAELDWAQATNRLIDRVEDEAEIIEDGFPFLRPKRRLILTTQLMQQLLRPPPAAILSVDASSNCESVVYSVARLTLGDACSFLSVSGSDSSMSLESGNLLAEKHKTSEKIGDQYFTKVMEDFISRARKLENDLFRLDNRASVLDLRVDCQDLEKFSVINRFAKFHSRGQADGPETSSSSDATANAQKTCPQRYVTALPMPRNLPDRSFFFYRKWGEYKCSLVFLKSSLLVGQYPQMSIHIKYLFSFL; encoded by the exons ATGCCTGGCAACGAAGTTGGAGATAGGGTCCACAATTTTTTTGGGCAAGACAACTTGTCTCAGGGCCAGCATCATTCACAGGCTGTAGACGGGAATTGGCCGGGTCTAAATAACAATCTTTGGGTGGGAAACCAGAGACAGATTGGTACGCTTCCAACTTCCAATCCCAAGAATTACAGTGTACAACAACCAG CAGATTCTGAGAGAGGACATGGCAGTCAGTCTTCTCGAGTCCCACATGGCTTGAACTTTACACAATCAACTCTGAGGCCTGACATTGTCAAAAATCAGTCTCAGAATCAACAGCTGAATCTGAATGGCTATATGCATGGTCATACTGGTTTTCAGACAAGGCAGAATGAAGCAAACCTTTTGGGAGTGGATACAGAATCTGATCGGCATAGCCTAACATCGAGAGGCTTATCTAGTTTTGAATCACAGCGAGGGAATGGTCCTGAACATCATAGGAAAAATTCAGTAATGATGGAAACTACCGAATCTCctgttaattttgattttcttggtgGTCAGCCACAGATGGGTGGCCAGCAATCAGGCATGCTGCAATCTTTGGCAAGGCAACAATCTGGGTTTAATGACATGCAGATTCTCCAGCAACAAGTGATGCTCAAACAAATGCAAGAACTTCAGAGACAGCAACAAATTCAGCAACAAGAAACAAGGCAACACAATTCCATAAATCAAATTCCCTCCTTTTCTAACCAGGCTCCTGGGAACCATTCACCTGCCATGATTAATGGAGCTCCCATCCATGATGCATCTAATTATTCATGGCACCCTGAGTTTATGTCAGGAAACACAAACTGGATCCAGCGTGGTGCATCACCTGTAATCCAGGGATCCTCTAATGGACTCATGTTTTCCCCTGATCAAGGTCAGGCACTCCGCATGATGGGTTTGGCTCCTCAACAGGGTGATCAGTCTTTGTATGGGGTTCCTGTTTCTAACACAAGAGGTACTTCGAGCCAATATTCTCATATGCAAGTGGATAGGGCAGCAATGCAGCAGACTCCATCTGGCAGTAATTCATTTCCAAGCAATCAATATACTGCATTCCCAGATCAACCTAGCTTGCAGGATGGTAATTTGGTTTCTAAGCAGGGTTTTCCAGTGAAAAAATTGTTTGGGCAGGCTCCTGGTCAAAATTTAAGTGGTGGtgttgttttggaaaatttgcAGCAATTGAACTCCCAGCAAAGAAATGCACCTTTGCAGGAATTTCATGGAAGGCAAAATCTTGCTGGTTCATCCGAAACATTACAAGAGAAAACAGTGATGCCGGTTGCTCGTGCTCAGAGTTCAGCTGGCCTTGATCCAACTGAAGAAAAGTTTTTGTATGGTACTGATGACAGTATTTGGGATGTCTTTGGCAAGGGCTCCAATATGGGTACAGGAGGCCATAATCAGCTGGATGGTACAGACATTGGAGGAGCATTTCCTTCCATGCAGAGTGGAAGTTGGAGTGCTCTTATGCAGTCCGCTGTAGCAGAAACTTCTAGTAATGATATAGGGCTACAGGAAGAGTGGAGTGGGCCGATTTTTCAGAGCATTGAACCTCCAACTGGGAACCCTCAGCCAGCGACATACAGTGATGGAGGCAAAAAGCAAACAGTTTGGGCTGATAACTTGCAG CAATCTggactcaaattttcaaatgaagagAGTGAGAGGTTGCAGATGAATTCTTCTCACAGATCCATACAGCATTCTTCTGAAGAAGGAAGCAAGTGGCTAGATCGCAACCCTCCACAAAAGACAGTTGGTGAAGGGAATCAAAATTATGGAAGTGCCACCCGTTCTTCTGATGCAGGTCCAAACTTGAAGAGCATTTCAGGACCTTGGGTCCATCAACAGAGCATATCCTCTTACAGCACTGGTGGCCAACCCAGCAATAAACCAAATGGTTGGAATTTTATTGAGTCTGGAGCACCTGGTGGGGATGCTACAATGAGAGctcatgaaaatgaaaactTATTGCACCATTCTCAGAGTAATGATCTTAACAGAGCCATGCATGGTTCTGGTACATGGAAAGCTGATTCCCTTCCTGATTCAACAGTTGAATTGGACCATGTAAAGTGTGGCACTGGAAGTTCACAGGTCAATAGAGAAGATTCCAATCGTAATAATGTTGCTGCAATACCAAATTTTAGTTCTGGAAAGACCAGCCAGGAAACTAGCCAACAGCTTCCAAATAGTCAACATGATTATTGGAAAAATGTTGCTTCTCCTGTGAACTCTAAAGGAAATGAAGGCTTGGGGAAACACCAGCATCATCTAAATAAGGGCCCTCAGGTTTTGGAGTCATCAGTGAATAGCTCTACCAAGGGAGCAGTTGAAATGCATGAGATGGAGAACTGTGATAAAAAAGAGAACTCCAGTGATGGCTATCGCTCTAACTTATCCCATCGTGCTTCCTCTGGtggtttgagagaaaatgtttGGTTAGATGCAAGTGACTCACGTTCTTTGCCAGGCGCCAAACAAAAGTTGTCTGGTCAGGTTGGTAGAAAAACCTCGGGGTCTCGCCGATTTCAGTATCATCCAATGGGAAATTTGGAAGTGGATATAGAACCGTCTTATGAAGCAAAACATGTTTCACACGCACAGGCCATGTCTCAGCAGGTTTCCCGGGGATTAAAAAGTCATGAACAAGGATTTTCTGGACCATCTAAATTTTCTGGTCATGTTCCTAAAGATTCGAATGAAATGGAAAAG GGTCCATCGCCTGAATTTCAGGGAGACACAAGAGGAGTAGATGAGGTACCTTCTAGAGGAATATTTCCTGGTTCTATGCCTAATATGTCTGCTCCTCCTGACAGATCAGTTGGTATCTATATCCAAAACAAGACTGCTCAATCAAG TCAAAATATGCTTGAACTTCTTCACAAGGTGGATCAATCAAGGGATCGAGGCACAGCAGCTCAGTTCAGTTCTTCAGAGCGGAATTCACTATCTGAGATGCCAGAACCAGAAACTTCTGATGGGTCTGTAGGTCACCTTCAGCGAAATCAGTCCTCTGCTTCTCAGGGTTTTGGTTTGCAACTGGCCCCTCCTTCTCAGCGATTGCCTGTTCCAAACCGTTCCTTGGTTTCTCAGAGCTCCTCACAGACAGTTAATTTGCTCAACTCGCATACCTCTCCTGAGATAGGAGATAAGAGTCGTGCATGGTTGGCATCCACTGCTTCTGTTCAGTCTTTGCCTCCTTCCCGTGAAGCATCTCAGGGAGAGTTGAGAAATAATAGATCTGTTACTCAAGGACAAACTGGAAAGGAAGCCCCACAGCCTAACATTGGAGGAAGCTTTTCTACTGCTTTTACACCTGGCTTCCCTTATTCTAGGAGTCCGCTTCAGAATCAGCATATGACTGTTGCAAGTGGGCAAGTTACATCTGATCAATCTGTCAATGCATCTTTTGATAGGTTTGCTGCCTGTTCTAGAAAGGTTGATGACTCTTATGATAGAATTCCAACTAGTCAATCTGCAACTGCACCATTATCTGATTTAGCTGCCAATGCACCATATAACAACATTGCTTCCATGTCAGACATGTCCCGCCTGAGTAGTAGCAACCAATTGCATGTGAGAGGTTCCACCCAACAGACCCCTGTGTTGGAGGCTGTGCCTGTTTCACGGCCTTCTTTTTCATCTGGCACATCCCATCAGGATGGTTTTTCAAAGGTACCTAATGTATGGACCAATGTTTCAACTCAACAATGTTTACCAGGTGTTGAAGCTCACAAGGCGCCTTCCAATGTATTTAAATCCCATTTTAAATCAACCAGTAATTCAGAAACAACTTCCTCCACATCACAGAAGCTGGATGATCAAGATGCCCACAAAGGAGGGAGTGGCCCATCTGAGTTTGGAGTATATTCTTTGAAAGATCAAGCCTTTGGTTCTGTGGAAGAGCAGCCAGTGAAAGACAGCCCCTGGAAGCAAGTGTCATCTGAGAACATTGACCCAGTCCAAAAGCCAATGCATGGTTCACAAGGAAAAGAATCTGTTGGTAATCATCTTTCTGCTGCATCTCCTTCAAACCCTGCTGCCACCCAAAGAGATATTGAAGCTTTTGGCCGTTCTTTGAAACCAAATAATAGTTTGAATCAGAATTTCTCATTGTTGCATCAGATGCATGCCATGAAGGGTACTGAGATTGATCCTGGTAATAGGGGCTTGAAGAGATTTAAAGGACTGGATTGCAGTCTGGACTCTCAGGGAGCTCCTAAGGCAGGACAACAGTTGGCATATGGCTACAATACAGTGGCCAGGGATGCATCAGTTAATCATACCTCAGTTCCATCTGAAGATCCTAAGATACTAAGTTTTTCATCAGAGCAAATGGATAATCGAAATAGAAATGCATCTTCTCAAGTTTTGCCTGGAAGCATACCTTCCCAGGATATGCTTGTGTTTGGACGAAATGATTCTCAAAATTACTCCAGTGGTAATAATTCAGTTTCTTCTAGAGCCGAGCATTCTCAGATTAGTCCCCAGATGGCACCTTCCTGGTTTGATCAATATGGAACCTTTAAAAATGGGCAGATGTTCCCTATGTATGACGCGCATAAAACCACCACTATGAGGACTGTGGAGCAGCCATTTATTGTTGGTAAATCTTCTGATAGTTTGCACACACGGAATTCAATGGACCAAGTAAATGGTGCTTTTGATACCAGTCAGGTTGCTAATGTCCAGCATAGTTCTACCCCCATCTCAATGGCAAGTGATCATCTCTCTGCCCCTCTTTCATTGCCTCCAAATGTCACTGATCAAAGTTTGGTGGTTGTGAGGCCAAAGAAGCGTAAGAGTGCTACATGTGAGCTTCTACCATGGCATAAAGAGGTGACTCAGTTCCGTAGGCTTCAGAAGAACAG CATGGCAGAACTAGACTGGGCTCAAGCAACAAATCGATTGATTGATAGG GTGGAAGATGAAGCTGAAATTATTGAAGATGGTTTTCCATTTCTTAGACCGAAGAGAAGGCTTATTTTGACAACACAGCTTATGCAGCAATTGCTTCGCCCCCCTCCAGCTGCAATTCTCTCAGTGGATGCCAGTTCAAATTGTGAGAGTGTGGTCTACTCTGTTGCTAGATTAACATTAGGGGATGCATGCAGCTTTTTGTCTGTCTCAGGAAGTGATTCGTCTATGTCTCTGGAGAGTGGAAACCT CCTGGCTGAGAAGCACAAGACATCTGAGAAAATTGGTGATCAGTACTTCACAAAAGTAATGGAAGACTTCATTAGTAGAGCAAGAAAGCTGGAAAATGATTTGTTCAG ATTGGACAATAGAGCCTCAGTCTTGGACTTGAGAGTGGATTGCCAAGATCTAGAGAAGTTTTCTGTCATCAACCGTTTTGCTAAGTTCCATAGCCGGGGGCAAGCTGACGGGCCTGAGACCTCGTCCTCCTCTGATGCAACTGCAAATGCTCAGAAAACCTGCCCTCAGAGATATGTCACCGCACTCCCAATGCCTAGGAACCTCCCTGACAGG tcattttttttttacaggaAATGGGGAGAATACAAGTGCAGCCTGGTTTTTCTCAAGTCTTCACTGTTAGTTGGCCAATATCCCCAAATGTCTatccatataaaatatttattctccTTCCTCTGA